GTCGACATTGATCAAGCAGATGCTCCGCATAGATCGCTGTATTCGGCAAGGGTTGTCGCCTGGGTGCAAACAGGCGCAGCGGCTCCGTACGGATTCGATCGTGGAGCTGGATGTCAACCTTGGCCCCTGACTGCGTCGACCGTTCACCGGTGCGCCTGTTCCGCTCCAGGGATACGCCATCCGTTTGGAGAAGAATCCAGGGGTGTTGCTCCAGCAGACAATGAAGCTGTTGGAGTGGTTCCAAGGGTTGAAGAGTCCAGGTCCATTGCAGCAGGTTTTGGTCGAGGTGCGCCCAGCTGGCCCATTGCGAACTCTGAAGGGTTAGCAATTCAGCCCAGGGCTCTGGTGCCGGACCAAGCAGACCGATTAAGTCGCGCAGGCTCACCAACGCGCTGCTTGGCATTGGGAGGTCGTAAGTGGATCGGCTTGAGGCGGCGAATAATTGGCGGCTGAGGCGTTCGTGCAGATCGAGGAGAGCAGGACCTGCTGTTGGGTAGGCCTGACGCAACCGATCCCAATCCTGGGTTTCGATGCTGAGTTCCATCGCTTGACGCAGATGGTGCGCCAACGATTCCGCTTCGGGAATAATCAACTGATGCGAACGTTTGAAGCCGCGGCGGCGGTGAACGTTGACCAGTTCTGCGGGAGAGAGCAACCACAGTTGCGAGCCGGGAGGAGCAGTGCTGCCGCTCCAACAGGCAAGCCTTAACCCCCCTTGGCGAAGGCGAGGCAGTTCGACTTGAAGGAAGCGTTGCCGTTGGCGTTCATCAAGCACCAGCACGCAGTCTTGGGATTGCAGGCAAAGAGGAACAAGCAAGCCCAGCCACCAGCGATCCCGCTCTCCTGCAGATAATCGGATTCGGGTGCGGTCTTGTCTGCGCAAGCTGCGACCGATCAGGCGGCTGAGCGTTAGATGGTGCTCCCATGGCATCTCCTCGAGATGGAGAAGCTGCTTGAGTTGCTGATGGGCTTGGACTTCCAACATCAGAGGAGCCTAAGCAGGTCTCTGAACTGGTTTGGTTCAGGCGGATCGATCGATCAACATGGGCGAATGAGCGAAATCGATCCGATGGATCAGGGGCAAGGGCCGCAGCCGTGGTCGATCGATCGTGTTGGCGTGGTGGGCATGGGGTTGATCGGCGGTTCGATTGCTCTTGACCTCACCCAGCAAGGGGTTGAGGTGCATGGCCTGGTTCACCGTGAAGTCACCGCCCAAAGAGCCCGTAGTAGAGGGCTTGCTTCATTGATCAGTACGGATCCCAGCTGTCTTCAAGATTGTGATCTGGTTATCCTTGCCCTCCCATTGGAGTCATTGCTGACGCCAGCAGAGAGCCTGCTGAAGGCCCTTCCTGAGCAGGCGGTGGTCACTGACGTGGGCTCGGTTAAGGCAGAGGTTCTGGCGGTTTGGCGCGATCTTCATCCGCGTTTTGTGGGGAGTCATCCCATGGCGGGAACGGCTCAGGCAGGGGTTGATGCCGGCCTGACGGGACTTTTTCGTGACCGTCCCTGGGTGTCGACACCTGAGTCGACGACGGATTCTTCAGCGCTTGAAGTGATTCATCAACTGGCCGTGCGTCTCGGGAGCCATTGGCTGACAGCTGATGCGGCCCGTCATGATCAGGCTGTGGCGCTGATCTCCCATCTGCCCGTCATCGTCAGTGCTGCCCTGTTGCGAGCGGTAGGGGAAGAGCGTGATCCTGCCGTGCTCGATCTCGCGAGGACTTTGGCATCGAGTGGCTTTGCCGACACCAGCCGTGTGGGGGGCGGCAACCCGGCTCTCGGGACTGCAATGGCGTCACGCAACACGCAAGCGGTGCTCCGCTCATTAGCAGCGTATCGCTGGAGTTTGGAGCAGCTCGAGGAAGCGATTCTTGAGGGGCATTGGGCTCAGCTTGAGCAAGAGCTGGAAAAAACGCAGTTGCTACGACCCCAGTTCCTGTCGGATTAGCTGGGTGCTTCAACTGTGCAGCTGAAGGGTTTGGCCGCGTTGCGCTAGCAACTGTCTGCAGGCCATGAGGGCAGACAGAGTGACGCCAGCTGTTCCCTCACCTGGATGAATGGAATCTCCACAGAGCCAGAGCCCAGGCATGGGCGTGCGGCTCGCCAGCCCAAAGGGGCCGAAACGACTGGGAGATTGCCCCAAACCGCCGACAATGCCATTGGGCCGTCCGGTCCAGCGGAGAAAGCCCCGTGGTGTTGCTAACTCCTGATGTCGCCAGGTGTGGTCAGACAAGCTCAAGGCGGCTTCTACTTCCTTGCGAATTTTGGCTTGACAGGCTTTCTTTTTGCTTTGGTACTCGGGTTCTGAGCCTGAGAACCAACCCTTAGGGGTTGTAAACACACTGGCAATCACTGTGGCTTGCCCTTTCGGCGCCCTGCCATCTCCCTCACGGCTGATCGAGATAAACACTGAGCCAGGATCGCTTGCATCCCGTTGGCAATGGCCTGGACAATCGTCCGGTAGAGAGTCCCTGTCGATGGCGCCATAGAACACCAGGGCCCCACTGGGAGCCTCGAGCTCCCTGAGATGTTGGCGATAGGGCGCCGGCATGGGGTTCTGGTCAGCGCTGCCTTCAGGAGCCATGAGTTCAGGGAGGCACTGAGGAGGGAGCGAGCAGATGACATCGTCAGCTCGAAAGATCTGCTCCTTTCGGCCTGGTCCTTCAACGCGCAGTTGCCAGCCCGAACCATCGGCGTTGTGTTGCAGCTGCTGCACGCGGTGACCAAGAAGCAGGCTTCCTCCATCGCGCTTCAACCCAGACGCCAGCAGTTCACTCAGCACCTGCATCGATCCATGAAGATGCCAGAGGCCAAGAGGGGCTTGGGTCATTTGCAACACCGTCGCTCCATAAAGCGCTGCGGTTTGATCGGCGGGTTGTTGGGAGTAGAGCCTGAGCTGTAGATCGAGAAAGCGACGCAGGCGTTGATCACTGCCGCAGCCAGTCAGGGTTAAAAGGTCTGTGACTGTGCAGAGACTTAGAGGGGCGCTGAGCAGATTTCCTGGATTGATCGCAGCAAGCGTTTGCTGGAAATCCCAGCCATTGCGAATCGGTAAAACAGGGTCGGAAGCCGCAAATCGCCAATTGCTTCGGTGCAGAAAACTGCAGAGCTGCCAGAACCTTTCGCTGCCTGGAAATTGCTGTTGTCGTTCCTGCTGCCAGCGCAGGGGGGCGTGCCAAAGGCGCACTGGGGTGGTTCCATCGGCCAGGTCGACCACGCAGCCTGGATCAAGCAGCTCGGCCTCAGGTAAGGGCAGATCTAGATGTTGAAAGATGCGGGCGTGGCTGCCACCAGGCTCGAGGCCTGCCACTTGGGTGGCTCCGACATCAAAGGTGTAATCACCGCGACGGAAGGTCCCTGCACAACCACCCGGCTGAGAATGCGCCTCTAAAAGAGTGACTGAAACACCGTCGCGTGCCAGCAGGGCCGCTGCAGTGAGTCCAGCGATGCCCCCGCCGACCACGATTACGTCGTCGCGTTTTTGCATCGAGTCATGCTGACAGCTGAGTGAGGAGGATCGTGAATGCGAACGCAACTGCTTGAGGCGTTGCAGAACGATTGGGGTCCGCTGCAGGGCTGCCAGTGCAAGACCCTCGAGCCTGT
The window above is part of the Synechococcus sp. WH 8020 genome. Proteins encoded here:
- a CDS encoding helicase, encoding MLEVQAHQQLKQLLHLEEMPWEHHLTLSRLIGRSLRRQDRTRIRLSAGERDRWWLGLLVPLCLQSQDCVLVLDERQRQRFLQVELPRLRQGGLRLACWSGSTAPPGSQLWLLSPAELVNVHRRRGFKRSHQLIIPEAESLAHHLRQAMELSIETQDWDRLRQAYPTAGPALLDLHERLSRQLFAASSRSTYDLPMPSSALVSLRDLIGLLGPAPEPWAELLTLQSSQWASWAHLDQNLLQWTWTLQPLEPLQQLHCLLEQHPWILLQTDGVSLERNRRTGERSTQSGAKVDIQLHDRIRTEPLRLFAPRRQPLPNTAIYAEHLLDQCRRLILGRRGLTLVLLDDRGLRQKLTTELAGEFGSRVIHQDTAPEVNGVICCSWSWWMEHQNQLPALDQLIVALLPVSSLEDPLTAARVESLKKLGKDWFRDLLLPEALAKLVPAVVPLRQSGGRLAILDGRVRGRSWGKQVLRALEPWSPLQRLLPD
- a CDS encoding prephenate/arogenate dehydrogenase is translated as MDQGQGPQPWSIDRVGVVGMGLIGGSIALDLTQQGVEVHGLVHREVTAQRARSRGLASLISTDPSCLQDCDLVILALPLESLLTPAESLLKALPEQAVVTDVGSVKAEVLAVWRDLHPRFVGSHPMAGTAQAGVDAGLTGLFRDRPWVSTPESTTDSSALEVIHQLAVRLGSHWLTADAARHDQAVALISHLPVIVSAALLRAVGEERDPAVLDLARTLASSGFADTSRVGGGNPALGTAMASRNTQAVLRSLAAYRWSLEQLEEAILEGHWAQLEQELEKTQLLRPQFLSD
- the crtD gene encoding C-3',4' desaturase CrtD, producing the protein MQKRDDVIVVGGGIAGLTAAALLARDGVSVTLLEAHSQPGGCAGTFRRGDYTFDVGATQVAGLEPGGSHARIFQHLDLPLPEAELLDPGCVVDLADGTTPVRLWHAPLRWQQERQQQFPGSERFWQLCSFLHRSNWRFAASDPVLPIRNGWDFQQTLAAINPGNLLSAPLSLCTVTDLLTLTGCGSDQRLRRFLDLQLRLYSQQPADQTAALYGATVLQMTQAPLGLWHLHGSMQVLSELLASGLKRDGGSLLLGHRVQQLQHNADGSGWQLRVEGPGRKEQIFRADDVICSLPPQCLPELMAPEGSADQNPMPAPYRQHLRELEAPSGALVFYGAIDRDSLPDDCPGHCQRDASDPGSVFISISREGDGRAPKGQATVIASVFTTPKGWFSGSEPEYQSKKKACQAKIRKEVEAALSLSDHTWRHQELATPRGFLRWTGRPNGIVGGLGQSPSRFGPFGLASRTPMPGLWLCGDSIHPGEGTAGVTLSALMACRQLLAQRGQTLQLHS